The Ascaphus truei isolate aAscTru1 chromosome 14, aAscTru1.hap1, whole genome shotgun sequence genome segment CTGCCCCATTTAATCGTCTGGCGAGCAAGTAACATGAAGCTGGTCAGGGCTTCCCACGCTGCCCGTGCTGGAGCTTCCATCGCCCAAGTCTCGTGGCCCACAGGGCAAGAGGCCCAGCTCTGAGGAGGTCACGGGGCTGGCGTGGTGCCTGATAGGTGCCCCGTCTTCTTCAAGGGCCAGAAAGACTTCAGACAGGCAGGTATTCTCCCTCAGAAGCTCCTCTTGGCGCCTCTCCAGCTCAGAGAGCTTCTTCAGGTACCCACCCAGGTCCTCCCGTAACACCTTGGCCGCGTGGTAACCAAAGAGTTGCCACTCACTAGCCAACTTTTTGCCCTTCAACCTATCGTCATCCAAAAAGCAGCAGAGGTCCTTCAGCTCACGGTTCTCCTCCTGAAGACGGTGGTTAACTTGCTTCAGCTCGCGGATTTCCGTCAGGTGGCCCTGGAGCTGGCGGTTGACCTCCTTGATGAGCCGTCCCCTCTGGATGAGGGCGGCCATCTTCtctgcctcctcctccctcaGCTTCCTCACCAGCTCCTCCTTGGTGTGGGACAGCATCTCCTCGTCTGTCACCTTGGAGAGTTCCCGCCCTAGCAGGCCATGTTCCTCGCTCATGCTGGTAATCCCCCTTGATGGCAACTAGGCCTCAGGCTGGGCAGTTGATAGTGTTCTTTCAAGGGCAGGTCAGTGGAAGATACAGGAGGAAAGGTGTGGAGAGGTGTCTATTGGTTG includes the following:
- the CCDC85B gene encoding coiled-coil domain-containing protein 85B, which produces MSEEHGLLGRELSKVTDEEMLSHTKEELVRKLREEEAEKMAALIQRGRLIKEVNRQLQGHLTEIRELKQVNHRLQEENRELKDLCCFLDDDRLKGKKLASEWQLFGYHAAKVLREDLGGYLKKLSELERRQEELLRENTCLSEVFLALEEDGAPIRHHASPVTSSELGLLPCGPRDLGDGSSSTGSVGSPDQLHVTCSPDD